Proteins co-encoded in one Hyla sarda isolate aHylSar1 chromosome 4, aHylSar1.hap1, whole genome shotgun sequence genomic window:
- the MRPS33 gene encoding LOW QUALITY PROTEIN: 28S ribosomal protein S33, mitochondrial (The sequence of the model RefSeq protein was modified relative to this genomic sequence to represent the inferred CDS: substituted 1 base at 1 genomic stop codon) gives MRTAXIRLAKLLPGQEASCEAVERSPSRLAMSSLSSYAIRMSRLSARIFGEVVRPTNDYSMKVVKLFSEQPLAKRKGVYDWYPPHNVYAPLMRNLRFLGLYRDEHEDFKEEMKRLRRLRGKGTPKKGEGKRAKKKT, from the exons ATGCGCACTGCTTAAATCCGGTTAGCTAAACTACTTCCGGGGCAGGAAGCTTCATGTGAGGCTGTGGAGAGGTCACCCAG CCGCCTCGCCATGTCTTCCCTGTCGAGTTACGCCATCCGCATGTCCCGCCTGAGCGCTAGAATCTTCGGGGAGGTGGTAAGGCCGACGAATGATTACTCCATGAAAGTGGTGAAACTCTTCAGCGAGCAGCCCCTGGCGAAAAGGAAAGGAGTTTACGACTGGTACCCGCCACACAACGTCTATGCGCCGCTCATGCGCAATTTGAGATTTCTCGGCCTTTACAG GGATGAACACGAGGACTTCAAAGAAGAAATGAAGCGTTTGAGGCGACTGCGCGGTAAAGGAACGCCCAAGAAGGGTGAAGGAAAGAGGGCAAAGAAGAAGACATAG